The Stenotrophomonas maltophilia genome segment TTCCAGCACGCTGATGCCATTGGCCGACAGCACCCGCCACATCATGCGGGTGGCGATGGCGGTCATGGCCAGGGTGCCGCCGAAGATGTAGAACCGGCGCAGGCCGATCAGGCGTGGCGAGGTACGGTGCCGACGGACCTTCAGCTTGCCTTCGCGCAGGGTCTGTTCGGGCATCGGCAGCGGAGATTCGGCCGGCAGCAGCGCCCAGCCGGCGTCGAGCCGGGGCGCATCCGCTTCCGCGTGGATGGTTTGACCCCCCATCACCGCTTACTCCCCACGATCGGCATGGCCGGCCGTCCCGGCCGGGCTGCATGCGCGAAGGTTCCCGGCGCGCCTTCCCGGCGCCCGCACTTGTCCTGGCTGTACCGGCCCTTGGCCGCACAGTCGCTGTCTGTCACTACCGGAACCCACACGATCTCCAACGGGGCGGAATCGAAAATGCGGCCCAGTCTAGGGCGCCGGATGTAAGCCGAGTGCGAAGGTCTATGCCGGGATTTATCCCCATTCAGCAAACAGCAGGCGATGGTGGACCGCGCAGGGGAATGTCGCTTCGTGGCACCGGGTACTGGATCGTAACAAACGCGAACGGTTATCATTTCATTAACCAGGCAGGTCGCCGTCTTCCTTACGGCCGAGACCCACCCAGCTGCGCCGGCCCGAACCGTGCGCCCTACGACCCATGGAAGGGGGCTGCCTGCTGTCTGCGTGCGCCTGCTGCTTCCACCGGGTCCTCCTCCTCCGATGGAAGCCGTCATGTCCCTGTCGTTCCGTACCCCTTCCGCGCGCCTGCCGCGCACCCGCCTGGCCTGCGCCCTGGCCACCGCCTGCCTGCTTGCCCTGCCCGGCCTGGCCGCCGCAGAGGCCAGTGCCGATGCCTCCACCAAGGATCTGGATACCGTGGTGGTCACCGCCTCGGGCAACCAGCAATGGATCAAGGATGCGCCGGCCAGCATCAGCGTGATCAGCCGCGAGGACATCGCGCGCCAGCCGGTGCACGACCTGGCCACCCTGCTCAGCCGCGTGCCCGGCGTGACCGGTGGCCTCAGTGCGGTTGGCGAGCAGTCCAAGATCAAGCTGCGCGGCATGCCGTCCAACTACACGCTGGTGCTGGTGGACGGCAAGCGCATGGGCAGCTCGGCCTCGACCAACTACCGGCCGGACCTGGGCCGCCAGGACCTGAACTGGATCTCGCCTGACCAGATCGAGCGCATCGAAGTGGTGCGCGGACCGATGTCGTCGCTGTATGGCTCCGACGCCATGGGCGGCGTGATCAACATCATCACCCGGCGCATCGGTGATGACTGGAGCGGCAGCGCCACCCACAGCTATACCCGCCCGGGCGATGGCAAGCGCGGCGACACCCAGCAGATCGGTGCGACGTTCTCCGGCCCGCTCGGCGAGCGCTTCGGCCTGCGCATCGGTGCCAACAGCATGCGCCGCGATTCGGATCGCTCCAATGGTGGTGTCTACGGCAACGCGTATGCAGGCGAGAAGGACCGCAATGTCGATGCGCTGCTGCAGTGGAAACTGAGCGACGCGCAGGAACTGTCGCTCGAAGCCGGCCATGGCGTGCAGCAGGCCTTCATCGACGCTTCGCTGGAAAAGCAGGATGAAGGCGCCTGGGGTGCCAGCGAACTCAAGCGCAGCTCGCTGGCGCTCAACCACGATGGCAAGTGGAGCTTCGGCAATTCGAAGATCAGTGCGTACTGGACCGAGTACAGGAACGACATCGGTGCTACCGGCCGTTCCGAAGCCACCGATACGATCATCGAGGGCAGCCTGACCACGCCGTTCACCCTCGGCGTTGAACACCAGTTCGCCGTGGGCGGCCAGTGGAAGCGCCAGGAGCTGACCAACACCGACACCATCGGCCGCGCGCCGATCGACTATACCGGCAATGCCGTCAGCGGCTCCGATCTGGAAGTGGATACCTGGGCCCTGTTCGTCGAAGACGAACTGAAGCTGCACCGCACCCTGGCACTGACCCTGGGCGCGCGCCTGGATCACCATGAGAAGTTCGGTGGCCACGTCAGCCCGCGCGCCTACCTGGTCTGGCATCCGGCCGAGCAATGGACCATCCGCGGTGGCGTCTCCAAGGGCTTCCGCGCCCCCAGCCTGACCGAGAACTCCGCCAGCGCCGCCACCCAGTCCGGTGGCCGTGGCTGCACCTCGCTGATTCCGCTGGGCTATACCCGCGGCGGCTGCTACATGGCCGGCAATCCGGACCTGGACCCGGAAACCAGCACCAACCGCGAAATCGGCATCAGCTTCGACAACGATCTGGTCGATGCCGGCCTGACCTACTTCCACACCGACTTCAGGAACAAGATCGAGTACGCACCGCTGGGCAGGTTCAACGGCATCTGGTGGACGCGGATGAGCAACGTGCAGCGCGCACGCACCAGCGGCATGGAAGGCAACTTCAATGTCCGCTTCGGCGAGCACTGGCGCTGGCGCACCTCGGCGACGTGGATGAAGGAAGCCAGGAACCTGACCACCGGCCGCAACCTGATCGATACCCCCGAATTCTCGGGCTATTCGTCGCTGGACTGGACGCCCGACGCGGTGTTTTCCAGCAGCCTGTCGGCGCAGTACACCGGCAGGCAGGCCGGCACGGCGACGACCTTCCTCAAGGCCTACACGCTGTATGACCTGACCGCCGCCTGGAACGTCAATGAGGTACTGACCCTGCGTGGCGGCGTCAGCAACCTGGCCGACAAGAAGCTGTATGCGGAAGGCTCCACCGATTACTTCGTGGCCGGGCGCAGCTACTTCCTCAGCATGACCGCGCGGTTCTGACCAAGAGCGTCCGCCGCGATCGCGCTGGCGACGGGCCAGCGCGATCGGCGGTGTTGCGGATTACTCGCTTTCCAATGCGGCGGCGGGCGCCGCGCTCTGCGTAGCCGCCGTGCGTGCACGGTCCATCGCCACTGCCAGTTGCTGGCGTGCGAGCAGCTGTTGTGCCTGCACCACTTCAGGTGTCGGCAGGAGCACCGGTCCCGGTGCGTTTTCCGGTGTAGCAGGTGTGGTCATGCAACCTCCATGGACATCCCGCCGCCGCACGGATTCAGCTGGTGCGGCAGCGGAACTGCGCACCCTATCCTAAAAACAAGGCGGGCGGGTGACGGTGCGCGCCCCTGCCGCAGCAGCCGGAACAAGGCAGGCGTCACATTTTTGACGGTGACGCTTGGATCCTGAATAGGACTTGTCCTATCATGAAAACGTTTTCTCACAGGGATGTCTCCCCCCAATGAATACCACTGACCTGTCCCAGTTCAGCCCGAAGTGGCAGTTCCGCTTCAACTTCTTCCGCCAGCACGGCGCCCCCAAGAACCCCGGCTTCAAGCAGGCCTGGAAGGCGCTGTCCTTTGGTGACCGCCTGAAGATCAACCTGAACTTCTTCGCGTTGTTCTTCGGTGCCATCTACCTGCTGATTCTTGGCATGTGGCGCAAGGCACTGGTGGTGATCGGCATCAACATCGCGCTGGCCATCATCACCATGTTCCTTCCGGACGTCGTCGGGCGCATGCTGTTCATCGCCATGAACCTGCTGGTCGCCTCCAGCACCAACTACAGCTACTACCTGGAGAAGGTGGAAGGACGTACCAGCTGGAACCCGTTTGAAGGAATGTTCTGAGCCATCAGACCTGCGCAGGATGCGCGGCAAGGATGCCACCGACGCCCGGCCCCCGCCGGGCGTCTTCGTTTCCGGGATCAGGCCGCGCGGCGGGCCATGGCCTCCGGTTCGGCCCGCAGGCGGAAGCGCGAGACCGCCACGGCCAGCTGCTCGGCCTGCTCCTCCATCGCCCGCGCCGCGGCGCTGGCTTCCTCCACCAGTGCGGCGTTCTGCTGGGTGGTCTCATCCATCTGCACCACGGTCTGGTTGACCTGCTCGATGCCGGCGGACTGTTCGCGCGACGCAGCCGAGATCTCGGCCATGATCTCGTTGACGCGCCCCACCTGGCCGACGATGGCCTGCATGGTACGGCCCGCACCGTGCACCAGCTGCGCACCGGCACCGACCTGTGCCACGGATGCGTCGATCAGCTCCTTGATTTCCTTCGCTGCGCCCGCCGAGCGTTGCGCCAACGCGCGCACTTCGCTGGCGACCACCGCGAAGCCGCGGCCCTGCTCACCGGCCCGCGCCGCTTCCACCGCCGCATTCAACGCCAGGATGTTGGTCTGGAAGGCGATGCCGTCGATCACCGAAATGATCTCGGCGATGCGCTGCGAGGAGGCCTCGATCTGCTCCATGGTCTGCACCACCTGGTTGACCACTTCACCGCCCTCGCTGGCAACGTCAGCGGCGGATCCTGCCAAGGTATTGGCC includes the following:
- a CDS encoding TonB-dependent receptor domain-containing protein, whose translation is MSLSFRTPSARLPRTRLACALATACLLALPGLAAAEASADASTKDLDTVVVTASGNQQWIKDAPASISVISREDIARQPVHDLATLLSRVPGVTGGLSAVGEQSKIKLRGMPSNYTLVLVDGKRMGSSASTNYRPDLGRQDLNWISPDQIERIEVVRGPMSSLYGSDAMGGVINIITRRIGDDWSGSATHSYTRPGDGKRGDTQQIGATFSGPLGERFGLRIGANSMRRDSDRSNGGVYGNAYAGEKDRNVDALLQWKLSDAQELSLEAGHGVQQAFIDASLEKQDEGAWGASELKRSSLALNHDGKWSFGNSKISAYWTEYRNDIGATGRSEATDTIIEGSLTTPFTLGVEHQFAVGGQWKRQELTNTDTIGRAPIDYTGNAVSGSDLEVDTWALFVEDELKLHRTLALTLGARLDHHEKFGGHVSPRAYLVWHPAEQWTIRGGVSKGFRAPSLTENSASAATQSGGRGCTSLIPLGYTRGGCYMAGNPDLDPETSTNREIGISFDNDLVDAGLTYFHTDFRNKIEYAPLGRFNGIWWTRMSNVQRARTSGMEGNFNVRFGEHWRWRTSATWMKEARNLTTGRNLIDTPEFSGYSSLDWTPDAVFSSSLSAQYTGRQAGTATTFLKAYTLYDLTAAWNVNEVLTLRGGVSNLADKKLYAEGSTDYFVAGRSYFLSMTARF
- a CDS encoding DUF2628 domain-containing protein, which encodes MNTTDLSQFSPKWQFRFNFFRQHGAPKNPGFKQAWKALSFGDRLKINLNFFALFFGAIYLLILGMWRKALVVIGINIALAIITMFLPDVVGRMLFIAMNLLVASSTNYSYYLEKVEGRTSWNPFEGMF